Proteins from one Cryptomeria japonica chromosome 4, Sugi_1.0, whole genome shotgun sequence genomic window:
- the LOC131874814 gene encoding uncharacterized protein LOC131874814: MATRGFEYSLSPGSSSIPFMFGSSASSPPTPLFGVTAAYSPTPLSGVAAAYGPGTPLISTSGYVPRPNLFGTTAACTPAPSFPGTATYGPISFFPGPAPFLGSSAAYRPTALFGTPTVCPPTPLFGAPTVCPPTPFFAIPEQSSVLDADAHTTTSAAVTVPFSSRPTSTTNSAAYPRSHLLSSDASVTTPRPSLIPNFGEWDRPMEIAGQFDSFNLMLRQRMKQKYATMVARDQLYERVARAEVGRDWALSERHQAQADWDSLQIQHDEAPERERQMRIEVQQLYAKIDALKVEQDRVRGELEKLHQAEVDALKEEQDRVRGELETLHHEMRVVDIQVSQRMDALTMENASLTEALRQAEGHREGFVLL, translated from the exons ATGGCGACCAGAGGATTTGAATACTCTCTATCACCCGGGAGTTCATCAATTCCTTTCATGTTTGGATCTTCGGCTTCTTCGCCACCAACACCTCTCTTCGGTGTCACTGCGGCTTATTCACCTACCCCTCTCTCCGGCGTTGCTGCGGCTTACGGGCCTGGGACTCCATTGATCAGCACCTCGGGTTACGTGCCTAGGCCTAATTTATTTGGCACCACTGCGGCTTGCACGCCTGCACCATCCTTCCCTGGCACTGCGACTTATGGGCCTATTTCTTTCTTTCCGGGTCCCGCGCCTTTCCTCGGCAGCAGTGCAGCTTACCGGCCTACGGCTCTCTTCGGCACTCCTACGGTTTGTCCACCTACGCCTCTTTTCGGCGCTCCTACAGTTTGTCCACCTACGCCTTTCTTTGCAATCCCCGAGCAATCTTCTGTACTGGATGCGGATGCACATACCACTACTTCTGCTGCTGTAACCGTGCCATTTTCATCACGACCAACTTCCACTACCAATTCCGCAGCATATCCCCGTTCTCACTTATTGTCTTCAGACGCATCTGTAACAACTCCTAGACCTTCACTAATTC CTAACTTTGGAGAGTGGGATAGGCCAATGGAAATAGCGGGCCAATTTGACAGTTTTAATCTTATGTTGAGACAACGTATGAAACAGAAATATGCTACTATGGTAGCGAGGGATCAACTTTATGAGAGAGTAGCAAGGGCAGAGGTTGGGAGAGATTGGGCCCTAAGTGAGAGACACCAAGCTCAAGCAGATTGGGATAGTCTGCAGATCCAACATGATGAGGCTCCCGAGAGGGAGAGACAAATGCGGATAGAGGTGCAACAACTATATGCTAAGATAGATGCACTTAAAGTGGAGCAGGATCGTGTGCGAGGAGAGCTCGAGAAACTTCATCAGGCAGAG GTAGATGCACTCAAAGAAGAGCAAGATCGTGTGCGAGGAGAGCTGGAGACACTTCATCATGAGATGAGAGTAGTAGATATACAAGTATCGCAGAGGATGGATGCATTGACAATGGAGAATGCTAGCTTGACAGAGGCATTAAGGCAAGCAGAGGGGCACCGAGAAGGGTTCGTTTTATTGTAG